One window from the genome of Lysobacter helvus encodes:
- a CDS encoding DUF4178 domain-containing protein produces the protein MQEFLCPQCGASVRFASAGAVMVVCGTCRSTITKDAGVARTVGRMAAVVEDGSPVQIGTRGHQGTQRFNVIGRLRMQYEAGGWNEWYVLFDDGTNGWLSDASDQYALTRRLDAPVLPAPLPAFEDLHVGQPVKIDGVLYLVSDKRESRCVGGEGELPVNAADGWDARAADCRRGRAFATLDYTDGAPVIYAGNASERTDLTPTTLRSPESILASAGRYRGQVLPLDCPNCGAAITIVAAMATQVVCPSCSSVVDCTGDRAEVIEANHRLARIHTTLALGARGQLGVEYTIIGIMRCEVPDDDEEPEWTEYLLFNPERGYHWLVETDDGWQRVTVSDEWPSEVGIASCKFRGMTWPQKYTYNARVKAVFGAFNWRVRRGDETRITDFQNLGQTLTREQTSEEITWSLATTTSAPTISKAFGVPIAPKPRKVAASSDDSVDDATSPLSIAIFASMFLCIFSDMISGPAMLLGLALIWVPLVVGWYVSTT, from the coding sequence ATGCAGGAGTTCCTGTGCCCCCAGTGCGGGGCGTCGGTGCGCTTCGCCTCCGCGGGTGCGGTGATGGTCGTGTGCGGCACGTGCCGCAGCACGATCACGAAGGATGCCGGCGTCGCGCGCACCGTGGGGCGCATGGCCGCGGTGGTCGAGGATGGATCGCCGGTGCAGATCGGCACGCGCGGGCACCAGGGCACGCAGCGGTTCAACGTCATCGGCCGCCTGCGCATGCAATACGAGGCGGGTGGCTGGAACGAGTGGTACGTGCTGTTCGATGACGGCACCAACGGGTGGTTGTCCGATGCGTCGGACCAGTACGCGTTGACGCGTCGCCTCGATGCGCCGGTGCTCCCGGCCCCGTTGCCTGCGTTCGAAGACCTGCACGTCGGCCAGCCGGTCAAGATCGACGGCGTGTTGTACCTGGTCTCCGACAAGCGCGAGAGCCGCTGCGTGGGCGGCGAAGGCGAGTTGCCGGTCAACGCCGCCGACGGCTGGGACGCGCGCGCCGCCGATTGCCGCCGCGGTCGCGCGTTCGCCACCCTCGATTACACCGATGGCGCGCCGGTGATCTATGCCGGCAACGCGTCCGAGCGCACCGACCTGACGCCAACTACGCTGCGCAGCCCGGAATCCATCCTCGCCAGCGCGGGCCGGTATCGCGGCCAGGTGCTGCCCCTGGATTGCCCCAACTGCGGAGCCGCGATCACGATCGTCGCCGCGATGGCCACGCAGGTCGTGTGCCCGTCGTGCAGTTCGGTGGTCGACTGCACCGGCGACCGCGCCGAGGTCATCGAAGCGAACCACCGCCTCGCGCGCATCCACACCACGCTGGCGCTCGGCGCCCGCGGACAGCTGGGCGTGGAGTACACGATCATCGGCATCATGCGCTGCGAAGTGCCGGACGATGACGAGGAACCGGAGTGGACGGAGTACCTGCTGTTCAATCCCGAGCGCGGCTACCACTGGCTGGTGGAGACCGACGACGGCTGGCAGCGCGTGACCGTCAGCGACGAGTGGCCCAGCGAAGTGGGCATCGCCTCGTGCAAGTTCCGCGGCATGACGTGGCCGCAGAAGTACACCTACAACGCGCGCGTCAAGGCGGTGTTCGGTGCGTTCAACTGGCGCGTGCGCCGCGGCGACGAAACGCGGATCACCGACTTCCAGAACCTGGGCCAGACGCTGACGCGCGAGCAGACCTCGGAGGAAATCACCTGGTCGCTGGCGACGACGACATCCGCCCCCACCATCTCCAAGGCGTTCGGGGTTCCGATCGCACCGAAGCCGCGCAAGGTGGCTGCGTCGTCCGACGATTCCGTCGATGATGCGACCTCGCCCCTGAGCATTGCGATCTTTGCGTCCATGTTCCTCTGCATTTTTTCGGACATGATCTCGGGCCCCGCGATGCTGCTGGGACTCGCCCTGATCTGGGTGCCGCTCGTGGTTGGCTGGTACGTGAGCACGACTTGA